From a single Brassica oleracea var. oleracea cultivar TO1000 chromosome C5, BOL, whole genome shotgun sequence genomic region:
- the LOC106344536 gene encoding uncharacterized protein LOC106344536, giving the protein MVQYVILVVFKDMFDVTVSSLFKKLIMEELGSRIRGLRDLITMEMVEWDFILTSEDMDLHVVEVAFDPNIPHSNDYERVKIRLDVSKPLSKSKVINLPEGGQATIMYEYERIQKRCFHCQRLTHEQTSCPLKLRTLRNQSNLAVFRKEGSLVAKEKVLKESDPLFSVLDDNQVGINPATGRQRIAEEVLDGMRQYLLAASVPEKLVREHRIKSSLADLWNDPIAQKSFRSLESIPVITKEIDKGKGPVFEYQSSVPSKLTPQSSGYQNKLLASAIQAGRVINEASRPEYFCSEGSGNSFYENSTAYLDFSSVNSDNVGEASSSGTARGINSGKARRRPSRSQRKPNEAIIQFNCPSNSTPVVKRKADEKEKQGSSIKRKLNEAVPMEGLPKDL; this is encoded by the exons ATGGTCCAATATGTTATTCTTGTGGTGTTTAAGGACATGTTCGACGTGACTGTTTCAAGTCTGTTCAAGAAGCTAATCATGGAGGAATTGGGCTCAAGAATACGTGGTTTAAGAGATTTGATCACTATGGAGATGGTGGAATGGGATTTCATCCTCACTTCGGAGGATATGGATCTTCAT GTGGTGGAAGTAGCTTTTGATCCAAATATACCACATAGCAATGATTACGAAAGAGTCAAGATCAGGCTTGATGTTTCTAAACCTCTTAGCAAATCAAAGGTTATCAATCTTCCAGAAGGAGGTCAAGCTACTATTATGTATGAGTATGAAAGGATACAAAAAAGATGTTTCCACTGTCAGCGCTTAACTCATGAGCAAACTTCTTGTCCTTTAAAGCTGAGAACCCTTCGAAATCAGTCGAATCTGGCAGTTTTTAGAAAGGAAGGTTCATTGGTGGCTAAGGAAAAAGTCTTAAAGGAATCTGATCCCTTATTTAGTGTGCTTGATGACAATCAAGTAGGAATTAATCCGGCAACAGGAAGGCAAAGAATAGCTGAGGAAGTTCTTGATGGCATGAGACAGTATCTTCTTGCAGCTTCAGTTCCGGAGAAACTTGTAAGGGAGCATAGGATCAAATCTTCGCTGGCTGACTTATGGAATGATCCTATCGCTCAAAAATCTTTCCGTAGTCTGGAATCTATTCCGGTAATAACAAAAGAGATAGATAAAGGAAAAGGTCCAGTCTTCGAATATCAGAGCTCGGTTCCTTCAAAGTTAACTCCCCAATCTTCCGGTTATCAGAACAAGCTTTTGGCTTCTGCCATTCAGGCTGGAAGAGTTATCAATGAAGCTTCAAGACCGGAATACTTTTGTTCTGAAGGCTCTGGAAATAGTTTTTATGAAAACTCTACTGCATACTTGGATTTCTCTTCAGTCAATTCTGACAACGTGGGTGAAGCTTCTTCTTCTGGTACAGCTCGGGGTATTAATTCTGGTAAAGCAAGAAGAAGGCCTTCCAGAAGTCAGCGCAAGCCCAATGAAGCCATTATTCAGTTCAACTGTCCCAGTAACTCGACTCCCGTAGTTAAGAGAAAAGCTGACGAGAAAGAAAAGCAAGGTTCATCGATAAAGCGAAAGCTTAATGAGGCGGTCCCAATGGAGGGACTGCCCAAAGATTTATGA
- the LOC106294210 gene encoding dirigent protein 2, protein MAKCFLPLIPLFLIVLLLAVAVSESKAYSTTTPFEGHKPEKLSHLHFYFHDVITGDKPTAIRVAAPPGTNSSAVSFGVVMIADDPLTEGPDPSSKEVGRAQGMYVSTDMNMLSFTMVFNLVFTEGEFNGSTIAMYGRNPIMSKVREMPIIGGTGVFRFARGYAQARTYKLVGLNAVVEYNVFIWH, encoded by the coding sequence ATGGCTAAATGTTTTCTACCTCTTATTCCTTTATTCTTGATTGTTCTTCTTCTTGCCGTCGCCGTTTCAGAATCCAAAGCATACTCAACAACAACGCCGTTCGAAGGACATAAGCCGGAGAAACTCAGCCACCTCCACTTTTACTTCCATGACGTAATCACTGGCGACAAACCAACTGCCATAAGAGTCGCTGCCCCCCCTGGAACAAACTCCTCCGCAGTCTCATTTGGTGTGGTTATGATCGCCGACGACCCGTTGACAGAGGGACCAGACCCGAGCTCGAAGGAAGTCGGGAGAGCTCAGGGGATGTATGTTTCGACGGACATGAACATGTTAAGCTTCACAATGGTCTTTAACTTGGTGTTCACGGAAGGAGAGTTTAACGGGAGCACCATAGCTATGTATGGACGGAATCCGATAATGTCGAAGGTGAGGGAGATGCCGATCATCGGAGGCACCGGGGTGTTCAGGTTTGCTAGAGGCTACGCACAAGCCAGAACTTATAAACTTGTTGGTTTAAATGCCGTGGTTGAATACAATGTATTCATTTGGCATTAA